A stretch of Candidatus Thermoplasmatota archaeon DNA encodes these proteins:
- the dnaK gene encoding molecular chaperone DnaK — protein MAKEELKKREKIIGIDIGTSNSAAAVMIAGKPTIIPSAEGTIVGGGKAFPSFVAFTKDGQRLLGEPARRQAITNPEGTVTAFKRKMGTDYKYKIYGKEYTPQQLTAFLLQKIKQDAEAYIGEEIKKAVITCPAYFDDNQRTATRDAGIIAGLDVVRVINEPTAASLAYGIDKLEKEQRILVFDFGGGTLDVTVMEFGGGVFEVKSTAGDTQLGGTDMDNTIVDYLVARFKNDTGIDLSKDKIAMQRLREAAERAKIELSTTLTADINLPYITADATGPRHLTTTLTRAKLEELVMPTINRCSGPVEQALKDAKIEPKDIDKIILVGGPTRMPCVQKFVEEVIGKKVERGIDPMECVALGAGIQAGVLAGEVKELLLLDVTPLSLGVETLGGIFTKLIERNTTIPTRKSQIFSTASDFQTAVTIHVLQGERPMAQDNTSLGMFNLVGIPPAPRGIPQIEVTFDLDASGILNVTAKDLGTGKEQKITITASTKLPKEQIEKMMKEAEQFAEKDRRRREEAELRNNADSLLYTAEKTKKDLEEKLTKEQKAQIDKECEELRKALEGKDIAEIKRKMEALSKTLQEVGASIYREAAEKYVKEKAREPEEGKVWKGKPKGEEEEKKEKVVEAEYEEVKEDEEKKGEK, from the coding sequence ATGGCAAAAGAGGAGCTTAAGAAAAGAGAGAAGATTATTGGTATAGATATAGGCACTAGCAACTCAGCAGCAGCTGTTATGATCGCAGGAAAGCCTACAATCATACCAAGTGCTGAAGGCACAATTGTTGGCGGCGGTAAAGCATTTCCATCATTCGTTGCCTTCACCAAAGATGGTCAAAGGCTACTTGGCGAGCCTGCGCGCAGACAAGCTATCACAAATCCTGAAGGTACAGTTACTGCGTTCAAGCGTAAAATGGGCACTGATTACAAATACAAGATTTACGGTAAGGAATATACTCCCCAGCAGCTTACTGCTTTTTTATTACAAAAGATAAAGCAAGATGCAGAAGCTTATATTGGCGAGGAAATTAAGAAAGCGGTTATTACGTGTCCAGCTTATTTTGACGATAACCAGCGCACTGCTACCAGAGATGCTGGTATTATTGCAGGCTTAGATGTCGTGCGCGTAATAAACGAGCCTACAGCAGCATCTTTAGCTTACGGTATCGATAAACTAGAAAAAGAGCAGCGCATATTGGTATTTGATTTCGGTGGCGGTACCCTTGATGTGACTGTAATGGAGTTTGGCGGCGGCGTTTTTGAAGTTAAATCGACAGCGGGCGATACCCAGCTCGGCGGCACAGATATGGATAATACTATCGTTGATTATCTAGTAGCCCGATTTAAGAACGATACTGGCATTGACTTAAGCAAGGATAAAATAGCTATGCAGCGCTTGCGCGAAGCTGCGGAAAGGGCAAAGATAGAGCTTTCTACAACTCTAACTGCTGATATTAATTTACCTTATATTACGGCAGATGCTACAGGGCCTAGGCATCTTACTACAACGCTTACGAGAGCGAAGCTAGAAGAGCTTGTCATGCCTACAATTAATCGCTGTAGTGGGCCTGTGGAGCAAGCTTTAAAAGATGCTAAAATAGAGCCTAAAGATATAGACAAAATAATTTTAGTTGGCGGGCCTACAAGAATGCCTTGCGTGCAAAAATTTGTAGAGGAAGTTATAGGTAAGAAGGTAGAGCGCGGTATCGATCCCATGGAATGCGTAGCACTAGGCGCTGGAATACAAGCTGGCGTTTTGGCAGGTGAAGTAAAAGAATTATTATTGCTTGACGTAACGCCTCTTTCGCTTGGAGTAGAAACTTTAGGAGGTATTTTCACTAAACTTATCGAGCGCAATACAACTATACCTACAAGGAAATCGCAAATATTTTCTACAGCTAGCGATTTCCAGACTGCTGTTACAATTCATGTGCTACAGGGAGAAAGACCAATGGCACAAGATAATACTTCTCTGGGAATGTTTAATTTGGTAGGCATACCTCCAGCACCAAGAGGTATACCGCAAATAGAGGTAACTTTCGACCTGGATGCAAGCGGTATATTGAACGTTACTGCAAAAGATTTGGGTACAGGCAAAGAGCAGAAAATCACAATTACAGCTTCAACCAAACTCCCCAAAGAGCAGATAGAAAAAATGATGAAAGAAGCAGAGCAATTTGCAGAGAAGGATAGGCGTAGAAGGGAGGAAGCAGAACTCAGGAACAACGCTGATTCTTTACTTTATACAGCCGAGAAAACTAAAAAAGATTTGGAGGAGAAACTAACCAAAGAGCAGAAAGCCCAGATTGATAAAGAATGTGAAGAGCTGAGAAAAGCGCTTGAAGGCAAAGATATTGCAGAGATTAAGCGCAAAATGGAAGCACTATCGAAAACTCTGCAAGAAGTAGGCGCAAGTATTTACAGAGAAGCAGCTGAGAAATATGTAAAAGAGAAAGCAAGAGAGCCTGAGGAAGGTAAAGTCTGGAAGGGTAAGCCTAAAGGTGAAGAAGAAGAAAAGAAAGAAAAAGTAGTAGAAGCAGAGTACGAAGAGGTAAAGGAAGATGAGGAGAAAAAGGGTGAAAAGTAG
- the dnaJ gene encoding molecular chaperone DnaJ yields MPKRDYYDILGVPKNASKEELKRKYRELAKKYHPDLCKEADAEEKFKEISEAYAVLSDDEKRAQYDMYGHEGIAGRYTYDDIFRDFDFDIFRDFGFGDVDRIFDMFFGRSPTFYSYREGSVRGEDLTYNLEVELEDVAFGREKFFSVLKREPCGACNGSGGKSFTTCSYCQGTGQLRDVKTRGFSQFITIRTCHKCNGEGRTIEELCSDCKGKGLIKKEKKLKLKIPAGAESGSTLRIPKEGGVIKGSTPGDLYVVLKVKEHPVFKREGSNILCEMPISFVLAALGGNLEVPTLDGKAEIKIPAGTQSNTVFRLRGKGLRELASSHRGDELVKVVVTVPTKLTKEQERLLRAFEAASEKT; encoded by the coding sequence ATGCCAAAAAGAGATTATTACGATATACTCGGCGTACCTAAAAATGCGAGCAAAGAAGAGCTTAAAAGAAAGTATAGAGAGCTAGCTAAAAAATATCATCCTGATTTGTGTAAAGAAGCTGATGCTGAGGAAAAATTTAAAGAAATTTCAGAAGCGTATGCAGTCCTTTCTGATGACGAAAAAAGAGCGCAGTACGATATGTACGGTCATGAAGGTATTGCAGGGCGCTATACCTACGATGATATCTTCAGAGATTTTGATTTCGATATATTTCGCGACTTTGGCTTCGGCGACGTAGACAGAATATTTGACATGTTCTTTGGAAGGAGCCCTACTTTCTATAGCTATCGTGAAGGTTCTGTACGAGGCGAGGATTTAACTTATAATTTAGAAGTAGAGCTTGAAGATGTTGCGTTCGGCAGAGAAAAATTTTTTTCAGTTTTGAAGAGGGAGCCTTGCGGTGCCTGTAATGGTAGCGGAGGCAAGAGCTTTACAACATGCAGTTACTGCCAAGGCACAGGGCAGTTAAGAGATGTTAAGACAAGAGGCTTTTCACAGTTTATAACTATCCGTACATGCCATAAATGCAATGGCGAAGGTAGAACTATTGAAGAGCTTTGTAGCGATTGCAAAGGCAAAGGGTTAATTAAAAAAGAAAAAAAGCTAAAGTTAAAAATTCCAGCAGGTGCAGAGAGCGGTAGTACACTGAGAATACCTAAAGAAGGAGGAGTTATTAAAGGCTCTACTCCGGGCGATTTGTATGTGGTACTAAAGGTGAAGGAGCATCCCGTCTTTAAACGCGAAGGTAGTAATATTTTATGCGAAATGCCAATTTCTTTCGTACTAGCTGCTTTGGGTGGTAACCTGGAGGTGCCTACACTTGACGGTAAGGCAGAGATTAAAATCCCAGCAGGCACGCAGAGCAATACAGTGTTTAGGCTCAGAGGTAAGGGCTTGCGCGAGTTAGCGTCCTCTCACAGAGGCGATGAGCTTGTTAAAGTTGTAGTTACAGTACCAACGAAACTTACAAAAGAGCAGGAAAGATTGCTGAGAGCCTTTGAAGCGGCATCTGAAAAAACTTAA
- a CDS encoding nucleotide exchange factor GrpE, which produces MATSEPKKVSSYQRIKSKFAEAIKGLEAQKKLSNEYLEKLQWAQSELENLRKCFEKERENYLRTATDKLILELLPVLDGFDRIITNPVGIERKALEGLELLYKELLGVLEKAGLAPVKAVGEKFDPFMHEAVMQVVDNNWEDNTVVEELQKGYTLNSRVLRASKVKVSKRG; this is translated from the coding sequence ATGGCAACTAGTGAACCGAAAAAGGTAAGTAGCTACCAGCGTATCAAATCGAAGTTTGCAGAAGCAATAAAAGGGCTGGAGGCACAGAAAAAACTTAGCAATGAGTATTTAGAAAAGCTACAGTGGGCTCAGTCAGAGCTTGAGAATCTAAGGAAGTGTTTCGAAAAGGAGAGAGAAAACTACTTGAGAACTGCTACTGATAAGTTAATCTTAGAGCTCCTGCCTGTGCTAGACGGTTTCGATAGAATAATTACTAATCCTGTAGGTATAGAACGAAAAGCTCTTGAAGGTTTGGAGTTGCTGTATAAAGAGCTATTGGGAGTTTTAGAAAAAGCAGGCTTAGCGCCTGTAAAGGCAGTGGGCGAGAAATTCGACCCTTTCATGCATGAAGCTGTAATGCAGGTAGTTGATAATAATTGGGAAGATAACACTGTAGTAGAAGAGTTACAGAAAGGGTATACGTTAAACTCAAGAGTTCTAAGAGCTTCTAAAGTTAAAGTTTCAAAGAGGGGATAA